The genomic region CAGAGGGTATTCCTGTTAATGATATGGTTAAGGTAAAAAGGGCGTTAGAGGGAACAGGTGTTAGATACGTTGGGCCGAACTGTCCCGGTGTTATAACACCCGGTGAGTGTAAGATGGGAATTATGCCTGGACACATCTTCAAAAAAGGAAGGGTTGGTATTGTTTCAAGGAGTGGAACACTTACTTATGAAGCAGCTTACCAGTTAACAACAAGAGGGATTGGACAGTCGACCGTTGTCGGTATAGGTGGTGACCCTGTTCCTGGAACAACTCACAGAGAAGCTGTCGAAATGTTTAACAACGATCCTGATACAGACGCGATAGTTCTTATAGGTGAAATTGGCGGAACGATGGAAGAGGAAGCAGCTGAATACATAAAGAATAATGTTTCCAAGCCAGTTGTTGCTTACATTGCTGGTGTTACTGCACCTCCAGGAAGAAGAATGGGACATGCAGGGGCTATTATTTCCGGTGGAAAAGGTGATGCAAAGAGCAAGATGGAAGCGTTAAGAGCTGCTGGTGCTTACGTATGTCAGACACCTGCTGAAATAGGTGAAACTGTTGAAAAAGCTCTCAAAGAAAGAGGTCTTTTATAAGGAGGAAGAGATGTCAAAGCCAAAGGGAATAGTTGAGATTAACGTTGATTGGTGCAAGGGATGTAACGTTTGTGCCGCTATCTGTCCTACAAATGTTCTTGAGCTTGACAAGATAAAGGCGATTATGACTGTCAAGTATCCTGAAAAATGCATTGGTTGCAAGCAGTGCGAACTTGTATGTCCTGACTTCTGTATCTTTGTTTTCACACCGGAAGAGTTTGAAGAAATTACTGGAAGTAAAAGTGCATAACGGAGGTTAAAATGGCAAAACTTGAATTAAAGTATGGTAACCACGCCTGTGCTGAAGCGGCAATTATCGCCGGTTGCAGGTTCTATGCAGGGTATCCTATTACACCATCTTCAGAAGTTGCTGAAAAGATGGCAGAGCTTCTGCCGAAAGTTGGCGGTGTGTTTATTCAGATGGAAGATGAGATTGCTTCAATGGGTTGTGCTATCGGTGGTGCTTTTGCCGGTAGAAAATCAATGACTGCAACTTCAGGTCCTGGTTTTTCTCTAAAGCAGGAAAACATAGGTTATGCTGTAATGTCAGAAGCCCCTGTAGTTATTGTAAACGTTCAGAGGGGTGGTCCTTCAACAGGTCTTCCGACTCAGGTTGGTCAGCAGGATGTTATGCAGACGCAGTGGGGAACTCATGGTGATAAACTTATTCCGGCTTTCTGTCCGGCATCTGTTGAAGAGGTAATGGAAGAGACTATCAGAGCTTTCAACTGGGCGGAAGTTTTGAGAACGCCGGTTGTTCTCCTTATGGACGAAGTTATCGGGCATATGAAAGAGTCTGTTGACATGACTAAGTTCAAGGATCCTGAAATATGGAACAGGAAAAAGCCCAAGGTTCCACCGGAAGAGTATCTTGCATATAAGCCTGAAGAGGATGATGTGCCGGCTCTTGCCGATTTTGGAGACGGATATAGATACCATGTAACTGGACTTATGCACGACTATACAGGTTTCCCGACAACCAATCCCGCAATGTGTCAGGAGCTTGTGGAAAGACTTATAAGAAAGGTTAAGAGAAGGGCAAAAGAGCTTGAAAAGAATGAAGAATTTATGCTTGAAGACGCTGAATTTGCTATTGTTGCTTTTGGTTCAACTGCAAGATCAGCCAAGCTTGCAGTGAAGCTTGCAAGAGAGAAGGGAATAAAAGTGGGTCTTTTCAGGCCTATAACTCTCTGGCCTTCTCCGGAAGAGACACTTTACAGACTTGCAGGAAAGGTTAAAGCTATACTTGTTCCTGAGCTTAACATGGGACAGTATGTTCTTGAAGTTGAAAGATGTGCAAAGGGACAGTGTCCAATCTTCAGGATGAACAGGGCTAATGGTCAGATGATTTATCCGTTTGAGATTCTTGAGAAGATTGAGGAAATTGCAAGTGGAAAAATAGTAATTCCCGTTTCAAAAGCTTGATTTTAGGAGGTAAATGATGCTTCAACCAATAGATATTCCGCTTGAGAAAGCGATAGAGAAAAAGCCATACTTTAAGTATCTTAGAATTGATAAGATGCCTCATATCTGGTGTCCCGGCTGTGGTAACGGGCAGGTTTTAAAGGCTATCTGTATTGCCCTTGATAAACTTGGAATTGATAATAACAACGTTTCAATGGTTTCAGGTATCGGTTGTTCTTCAAGGACACCTGGATATTTTGACGGTTACACCCTTCATACAACTCACGGAAGGGCACTTGCCTTTGCAACGGGTGTGAAACTTGCAAGACCGGAACTTACTGTTATTGTTACAACTGGTGATGGTGACTGTACAGCTATTGGTGGAAACCACTTTATTCATGCATGTCGTAGAAATATTGATATTACTGTTCTTCTCTTTAACAACTGGATTTACGGTATGACGGGTGGTCAGGTTTCACCTACAACACCTAAAGGTTCATACGCAACAACGACACCTTACGGTAATTATGAGCCAAACTTTTCAATTGCTGACCTTGCGATTGGAGCTGGTGCAACGTTTGTTGCAAGGGGAACAGCGTATCATGTTACAGAGCTTGTGAACCTTGTAGAAGCCGGTATTAAGCACAAAGGCTTTTCCCTTATAGAAGTTCTTACACCGTGCACAATTCAGTACGGTAGAAAGAATAAAATGGGTATTGTTGATATGTATATGTGGCTTAAGGAAAACACAATTCCTCTCAAAGCCTGGGAGAAGCTTCCTGAGGAAAAGAGAAAAAGTAAACTTCCAAGAGGTATTCTCCATCACGCAGACAACAGAGAAGAGTACACTCACAGGTATTACAGTGTTGTTGAAAAAGTAATGGGAGGGAATAAGTAATGAGATACGAAATTAGAGTTATAGGTTCTGCCGGGCAGGGTTCTCTCCTTGCTGCTTATGTTCTTGCCGCGGCAGCTGTTCAGGAAGGATATCACGTTACTCAGACGGCGACTTACGGTGCCGCTATGAGAAGTGGAACGTCAATGGGTGATGTTGTTATTTCAAATGAACCGATTGACTTTCCGAAAGTTTTTAATCTTGATGCTGTTGTTATTCAGTCTCAGGAAGCCTATGATGAGATGGTTGGTGGTAAGCCTGTGAGACTTGATCCAGAGTG from Desulfurobacterium sp. TC5-1 harbors:
- the sucD gene encoding succinate--CoA ligase subunit alpha, which gives rise to MSVLIDKNTKVVVQGLTGKEGSFHAKQCLDYGTQIVAGVTPGKGGITWQDDEGKYSVPVFNTVEEAVKETGANASLIFVPPAFAADAILEAADAGIKIIICITEGIPVNDMVKVKRALEGTGVRYVGPNCPGVITPGECKMGIMPGHIFKKGRVGIVSRSGTLTYEAAYQLTTRGIGQSTVVGIGGDPVPGTTHREAVEMFNNDPDTDAIVLIGEIGGTMEEEAAEYIKNNVSKPVVAYIAGVTAPPGRRMGHAGAIISGGKGDAKSKMEALRAAGAYVCQTPAEIGETVEKALKERGLL
- a CDS encoding 4Fe-4S binding protein; this encodes MSKPKGIVEINVDWCKGCNVCAAICPTNVLELDKIKAIMTVKYPEKCIGCKQCELVCPDFCIFVFTPEEFEEITGSKSA
- a CDS encoding 2-oxoacid:acceptor oxidoreductase subunit alpha encodes the protein MAKLELKYGNHACAEAAIIAGCRFYAGYPITPSSEVAEKMAELLPKVGGVFIQMEDEIASMGCAIGGAFAGRKSMTATSGPGFSLKQENIGYAVMSEAPVVIVNVQRGGPSTGLPTQVGQQDVMQTQWGTHGDKLIPAFCPASVEEVMEETIRAFNWAEVLRTPVVLLMDEVIGHMKESVDMTKFKDPEIWNRKKPKVPPEEYLAYKPEEDDVPALADFGDGYRYHVTGLMHDYTGFPTTNPAMCQELVERLIRKVKRRAKELEKNEEFMLEDAEFAIVAFGSTARSAKLAVKLAREKGIKVGLFRPITLWPSPEETLYRLAGKVKAILVPELNMGQYVLEVERCAKGQCPIFRMNRANGQMIYPFEILEKIEEIASGKIVIPVSKA
- a CDS encoding 2-oxoacid:ferredoxin oxidoreductase subunit beta, encoding MLQPIDIPLEKAIEKKPYFKYLRIDKMPHIWCPGCGNGQVLKAICIALDKLGIDNNNVSMVSGIGCSSRTPGYFDGYTLHTTHGRALAFATGVKLARPELTVIVTTGDGDCTAIGGNHFIHACRRNIDITVLLFNNWIYGMTGGQVSPTTPKGSYATTTPYGNYEPNFSIADLAIGAGATFVARGTAYHVTELVNLVEAGIKHKGFSLIEVLTPCTIQYGRKNKMGIVDMYMWLKENTIPLKAWEKLPEEKRKSKLPRGILHHADNREEYTHRYYSVVEKVMGGNK